In Nocardioides marinus, one DNA window encodes the following:
- a CDS encoding AMP-dependent synthetase/ligase, giving the protein MPANRDASFVDNLAQNVAVLFLDRVETSPQAEAFRFPVGEAWESVTWKQAGERVSRLAAGLLSLGLTSEQRVGIASGTRYEWILADLAVMCAGGATTTVYPTTNAEDTAYIVGDAECQVVFAEDDEQVAKLTEEKSQIPTVKKVVVFDGTTDGDWLIGLDDLEKLGEAYLAEHPGVIEETATSIAPDALATLIYTSGTTGKPKGVRLLHRGWVYEGAAIKSQNILHEDDLQFLWLPMAHSFGKVLLSTQLACGFATAIDGRVEKIVDNLGVVKPTFMGAAPRIFEKAHARIVTMTASEGGAKEKIFQQAFKVGIEVDKRKREGKSIPLGLKIQHGLFDKLVFSKVRERFGGRVKFFISGSAALNAEIAEWFHAAGILILEGYGMTENSAGATVNHPDEYKMGTVGQAFPGSEVRIGEGGEVQLRGPHIMAGYHNLPDKTAETLTEDGWLRTGDKGEIDADGFLTITGRIKELFKTSGGKYVAPPAIESKFKALCPYASQFMVFGAERNFVVALVTLDPDAMAGWAEENGMSGKSYTEIVQSQPVKDMVAGYVEQLNAKLNRWETIKKWEILDHDLTIESGELTPSMKVKRAVVEGNNKDLIDSFYG; this is encoded by the coding sequence ATGCCCGCCAACAGAGACGCCAGCTTCGTCGACAACCTCGCCCAGAACGTCGCGGTCCTCTTCCTGGACCGCGTCGAGACCTCACCGCAGGCCGAGGCCTTCCGCTTCCCCGTGGGGGAGGCCTGGGAGTCGGTCACCTGGAAGCAGGCGGGCGAGCGGGTCAGCCGGCTGGCCGCGGGCCTGCTCTCGCTCGGCCTGACCAGCGAGCAGCGCGTCGGCATCGCCTCCGGCACCCGCTACGAGTGGATCCTCGCCGACCTGGCGGTCATGTGCGCCGGGGGTGCGACCACCACGGTCTACCCGACGACCAACGCCGAGGACACCGCCTACATCGTCGGTGACGCCGAGTGCCAGGTGGTCTTCGCCGAGGACGACGAGCAGGTCGCCAAGCTGACCGAGGAGAAGTCCCAGATCCCCACCGTCAAGAAGGTCGTCGTCTTCGACGGCACCACCGACGGTGACTGGCTGATCGGGCTCGACGACCTCGAGAAGCTCGGGGAGGCCTACCTCGCCGAGCACCCCGGTGTGATCGAGGAGACCGCCACGTCGATCGCTCCCGACGCGCTCGCCACCTTGATCTACACCTCCGGCACCACCGGCAAGCCGAAGGGCGTGCGGCTGCTGCACCGTGGGTGGGTCTACGAGGGTGCCGCGATCAAGTCGCAGAACATCCTGCACGAGGACGACCTGCAGTTCCTGTGGCTGCCGATGGCCCACTCCTTCGGCAAGGTGCTGCTCTCCACCCAGCTGGCCTGTGGCTTCGCGACCGCCATCGACGGTCGGGTCGAGAAGATCGTGGACAACCTGGGCGTCGTGAAGCCGACCTTCATGGGTGCCGCGCCGCGCATCTTCGAGAAGGCCCACGCGCGCATCGTGACGATGACCGCCTCCGAAGGCGGCGCCAAGGAGAAGATCTTCCAGCAGGCCTTCAAGGTCGGCATCGAGGTCGACAAGCGCAAGCGCGAGGGCAAGAGCATCCCGCTCGGGCTCAAGATCCAGCACGGCCTGTTCGACAAGCTGGTCTTCTCCAAGGTCCGTGAGCGCTTCGGTGGCCGGGTGAAGTTCTTCATCTCCGGCTCGGCTGCGCTCAACGCCGAGATCGCCGAGTGGTTCCACGCCGCGGGCATCCTCATCCTCGAGGGCTACGGCATGACCGAGAACTCCGCCGGCGCCACCGTGAACCACCCCGACGAGTACAAGATGGGCACGGTCGGCCAGGCCTTCCCCGGGTCCGAGGTCCGCATCGGCGAGGGCGGTGAGGTCCAGCTGCGCGGCCCGCACATCATGGCCGGCTACCACAACCTGCCCGACAAGACCGCCGAGACGCTCACCGAGGACGGCTGGCTGCGCACCGGTGACAAGGGCGAGATCGACGCCGACGGCTTCCTCACCATCACCGGCCGCATCAAGGAGCTGTTCAAGACCTCCGGCGGCAAGTACGTCGCGCCCCCGGCGATCGAGTCGAAGTTCAAGGCGCTGTGCCCCTACGCCAGCCAGTTCATGGTCTTCGGGGCCGAGCGCAACTTCGTCGTCGCGCTGGTGACCCTCGACCCCGACGCGATGGCGGGCTGGGCCGAGGAGAACGGCATGTCTGGCAAGTCCTACACCGAGATCGTCCAGTCCCAGCCGGTCAAGGACATGGTGGCCGGCTACGTCGAGCAGCTCAACGCCAAGCTGAACCGCTGGGAGACGATCAAGAAGTGGGAGATCCTCGACCACGACCTGACCATCGAGTCCGGTGAGCTGACCCCCTCGATGAAGGTCAAGCGCGCGGTCGTCGAGGGCAACAACAAGGACCTGATCGACAGCTTCTACGGCTGA
- the hemW gene encoding radical SAM family heme chaperone HemW, with protein MPSSLPDGDPAPADGSLPPEALAGIGQRPFGLYVHVPFCAVRCGYCDFNTYTAEELGPATVPGASRATYADAAVAEIRRIRGVLGERDVRVDTVFLGGGTPTLLPPEDLASVLEAAREELGLEPDVEVTTEANPDSVTPEGLARLREAGFTRISFGMQSQVSHVLAVLDRTHDPLRVPQAVTWAREAGFEQVSLDLIYGTPGESLADWETSIEAALACGPDHVSAYSLIVEDGTALARRVRRGELPAPDEDDLADKYELADERFRAVGLEWYEVSNWSTGPATRCRHNLLYWTGADWWGVGPGAHSHVGGVRWWNVKHPAAYAERLAAGRSPALAREVLSAEDRRVERVLLELRLREGLPCDVLDGDGLAALPALVERGLLRQVGDRLVLTDAARLLADAVVRELLS; from the coding sequence ATGCCCTCCTCCCTGCCCGACGGTGACCCGGCCCCCGCGGACGGCTCGCTCCCGCCCGAGGCGCTGGCGGGCATAGGTCAGCGCCCCTTCGGGCTCTACGTGCACGTCCCGTTCTGCGCGGTGCGCTGCGGCTACTGCGACTTCAACACCTACACCGCCGAGGAGCTCGGGCCGGCCACCGTGCCCGGTGCCTCCCGGGCGACGTACGCCGACGCGGCCGTCGCCGAGATCCGCCGCATCCGCGGGGTGCTCGGCGAGCGAGACGTGCGCGTCGACACGGTGTTCCTCGGCGGGGGCACCCCGACCCTGCTGCCGCCCGAGGACCTCGCCTCGGTGCTCGAGGCGGCGCGCGAGGAGCTCGGGCTGGAACCGGACGTGGAGGTGACCACCGAGGCGAACCCCGACTCGGTGACCCCGGAGGGGCTGGCGCGGCTCCGCGAGGCCGGCTTCACCCGGATCTCCTTCGGCATGCAGTCCCAGGTCTCGCACGTCCTGGCGGTCCTCGACCGCACCCACGACCCGCTGCGGGTGCCGCAGGCGGTGACCTGGGCGCGGGAGGCCGGCTTCGAGCAGGTCTCCCTCGACCTGATCTACGGCACGCCGGGGGAGTCGCTGGCCGACTGGGAGACCTCGATCGAGGCGGCGCTGGCCTGCGGGCCCGACCACGTGTCGGCCTACTCCCTGATCGTCGAGGACGGCACGGCGCTGGCCCGCCGCGTGCGCCGCGGCGAGCTGCCGGCCCCCGACGAGGACGACCTCGCCGACAAGTACGAGCTCGCCGACGAGCGGTTCCGGGCCGTCGGGCTGGAGTGGTACGAGGTCTCCAACTGGTCCACCGGTCCCGCGACCCGGTGCCGGCACAACCTGCTCTACTGGACCGGCGCCGACTGGTGGGGTGTGGGCCCGGGCGCCCACAGCCACGTCGGCGGCGTGCGCTGGTGGAACGTCAAGCACCCCGCGGCGTACGCCGAGCGGCTGGCCGCGGGCCGCAGCCCGGCGCTGGCCCGGGAGGTGCTCTCGGCCGAGGACCGGCGGGTCGAGCGCGTGCTGCTGGAGCTGCGGCTGCGCGAGGGGCTGCCGTGTGACGTGCTCGACGGCGACGGCCTGGCCGCCCTCCCGGCCCTGGTCGAGCGAGGGCTGCTGCGGCAGGTGGGGGACCGGCTGGTCCTCACCGACGCCGCCCGGCTGCTCGCCGACGCGGTGGTCCGGGAGCTGTTGTCCTGA
- a CDS encoding DUF4870 domain-containing protein, which produces MSQVPPQGPPPTPGPMPGPGGWGCPPMSPGEEKTWGAAAHWSAFVGAFVALAFLGPLLVLLLKGNESPYVRRQAVESLNFQVSMLIYAVVSGVLVLVLVGLLLLVLVGVLWVVFTLIGTIRSANGEEYRYPLTLRLVS; this is translated from the coding sequence ATGAGCCAGGTGCCGCCGCAGGGACCACCCCCGACGCCCGGCCCGATGCCCGGCCCGGGGGGCTGGGGTTGCCCGCCGATGTCCCCCGGGGAGGAGAAGACCTGGGGCGCGGCCGCCCACTGGTCGGCCTTCGTGGGCGCCTTCGTCGCCCTGGCCTTCCTCGGCCCGCTGCTGGTGCTGCTGCTCAAGGGCAACGAGTCGCCCTACGTGCGCCGCCAGGCGGTGGAGTCGCTGAACTTCCAGGTCTCGATGCTGATCTACGCCGTCGTCTCCGGCGTCCTGGTCCTCGTGCTCGTGGGTCTGCTGCTGCTCGTCCTCGTCGGCGTGCTGTGGGTGGTCTTCACCCTCATCGGCACCATCCGCTCGGCCAACGGCGAGGAGTACCGCTACCCGCTCACCCTGCGCCTGGTCAGCTGA
- a CDS encoding DUF3097 family protein: MSDRYGSDVLSTDWRAPKRGRATEAPATLGEVVEEVTADFCGEIVAVDRDLDVLTLEDRRGRRRTFPLGPGFLLDGKPVILTAPVTRQGPAKPTRTASGSVAVDTTARVARASRIFVEGRHDAELVEKVWGDDLRVEGVAVEYLGGVDDLADHLRDFRPGPGRRVGVLVDHLVAGSKESRIAQGIARSPIGKHVLIVGHPFVDVWQAVKPDRLGLQAWPTIPRSIEWKKGVCQHLGWPHRDQADIARAWKQVLGRVSSFNDLEPALLGRVEELIDFVTTDQGDR, from the coding sequence GTGAGCGACCGCTACGGATCCGACGTCCTCTCCACCGACTGGCGCGCCCCGAAGCGCGGCCGGGCCACCGAGGCACCCGCCACCCTGGGCGAGGTGGTCGAGGAGGTCACCGCCGACTTCTGCGGCGAGATCGTGGCGGTGGACCGCGACCTCGACGTGCTGACGCTCGAGGACCGTCGAGGTCGGCGACGCACCTTCCCCCTCGGCCCCGGGTTCCTGCTGGACGGCAAGCCGGTGATCCTCACGGCGCCCGTCACCCGCCAGGGGCCCGCGAAGCCCACCCGCACGGCCTCCGGCTCGGTCGCGGTGGACACCACGGCGCGGGTCGCCCGTGCCAGCCGGATCTTCGTCGAGGGTCGCCACGACGCCGAGCTGGTGGAGAAGGTGTGGGGCGACGACCTGCGTGTCGAGGGAGTGGCCGTCGAGTACCTCGGCGGCGTCGACGACCTCGCCGACCACCTGCGCGACTTCCGCCCGGGCCCGGGCCGCCGGGTCGGCGTCCTGGTCGACCACCTCGTGGCGGGCTCCAAGGAGAGCCGCATCGCCCAGGGCATCGCCCGCTCGCCGATCGGCAAGCACGTGCTGATCGTGGGCCACCCGTTCGTCGACGTCTGGCAGGCCGTCAAGCCGGACCGGCTGGGGCTCCAGGCGTGGCCGACCATCCCCCGCAGCATCGAGTGGAAGAAGGGCGTGTGCCAGCACCTCGGCTGGCCGCACCGCGACCAGGCCGACATCGCCCGGGCGTGGAAGCAGGTGCTGGGCCGGGTCAGCTCCTTCAACGACCTCGAGCCGGCCCTGCTGGGTAGGGTCGAGGAGCTGATCGACTTCGTCACGACCGACCAGGGGGACCGATGA
- a CDS encoding MBL fold metallo-hydrolase yields the protein MSLSPTVPTEVADRVWVARHAWFDVNVTYVAGERGLVVVDTHASTRMGREVVETARSLGAGAVVGVVTTHAHHDHVLGTAAVRDAYGEVPVHAHEACVEELEAWAADRPAYAGEEAEPGEVDASPVVLPDHPFSSAAVLDLGDRVLELVHPGRGHTSGDLVVRIADADVLLAGDLVEESAPPAYGPDSFPMEWPLALDVCLQLCTDRTVVVPGHGAPVDRAFVRDQRADIGVVAETIRDLAGRGIRVEQALEVGEWPLDRSVLGHAVTRGYQHLPASQKRLPLL from the coding sequence ATGAGCCTCTCCCCCACCGTGCCGACCGAGGTCGCAGACCGGGTCTGGGTCGCGCGGCACGCGTGGTTCGACGTCAACGTCACCTACGTCGCCGGGGAGCGGGGACTCGTGGTCGTCGACACCCACGCCTCGACCCGGATGGGTCGCGAGGTCGTGGAGACCGCACGCTCGCTCGGCGCCGGCGCGGTCGTGGGCGTCGTGACGACCCACGCCCACCACGACCACGTGCTCGGCACCGCCGCCGTGCGCGACGCCTACGGCGAGGTGCCCGTGCACGCGCACGAGGCGTGCGTGGAGGAGCTGGAGGCCTGGGCGGCCGACCGTCCGGCGTACGCCGGGGAGGAGGCCGAGCCGGGCGAGGTCGACGCCAGCCCGGTCGTGCTGCCCGACCACCCGTTCTCCTCCGCGGCGGTGCTGGACCTCGGCGACCGTGTCCTGGAGCTGGTGCACCCCGGTCGTGGGCACACCTCCGGCGACCTGGTCGTCCGGATCGCCGACGCGGACGTGCTGCTCGCCGGCGACCTGGTCGAGGAGTCCGCGCCGCCCGCCTACGGCCCCGACAGCTTCCCCATGGAGTGGCCGCTCGCCCTGGACGTGTGCCTGCAGCTGTGCACCGACCGCACCGTCGTGGTGCCCGGTCACGGCGCCCCGGTCGACCGGGCCTTCGTGAGGGACCAGCGTGCCGACATCGGGGTGGTCGCCGAGACCATCCGCGACCTCGCGGGGCGCGGGATCCGCGTCGAGCAGGCGCTCGAGGTGGGCGAGTGGCCGCTGGACCGGTCGGTCCTGGGCCACGCCGTGACCCGGGGCTACCAGCACCTCCCGGCCTCCCAGAAGCGGCTGCCGCTGCTGTAG
- the hrcA gene encoding heat-inducible transcriptional repressor HrcA, with the protein MQEDRRLAVLRAIVEDYVSTEEPVGSKALVERHGLGVSPATVRNDMAVLEEEGYITQPHTSAGRVPTDKGYRLFVDRLTTVKPLSSAEKRAISSFLDGAVDLDDVVQRSVRLLSQLTRQVAVVQYPTLSSSTVRHVELVALAPERLLVVLILSTGRVEQRLVELAAPLADDDLAGLRSRLLLVATGQRIADAVAGLRGIVPVDPAAAAQPGAEATGAVVEALCEAMSDHRSDHRVAVGGAANLARYGDSFDSAVRPLLEALEEHVVLLKLLGEAGSSGMVTVRIGAEGPYEELASTSVVSTGYGPEDQSLAALGIVGPTRMDYPGTMAAVRAVARYVTRILDEA; encoded by the coding sequence GTGCAGGAGGACCGTCGACTCGCCGTGCTCCGCGCGATCGTCGAGGACTACGTCTCGACCGAGGAGCCGGTGGGCTCCAAGGCGCTGGTCGAGCGGCACGGGCTGGGGGTCTCCCCGGCGACCGTCCGCAACGACATGGCGGTGCTGGAGGAGGAGGGGTACATCACCCAGCCCCACACCAGCGCGGGTCGCGTCCCCACCGACAAGGGCTACCGCCTCTTCGTCGACCGGCTGACCACGGTCAAGCCGCTGTCCTCGGCGGAGAAGCGGGCGATCTCCAGCTTCCTCGACGGTGCGGTCGACCTCGACGACGTGGTGCAGCGCTCCGTGCGCCTACTGTCCCAGCTGACCCGACAGGTCGCGGTCGTGCAGTACCCCACGCTCTCCTCCTCCACCGTGCGGCACGTCGAGCTGGTGGCACTGGCCCCGGAGCGGCTGCTGGTGGTCCTCATCCTCAGCACCGGCCGGGTGGAGCAGCGCCTGGTCGAGCTCGCCGCCCCGCTCGCCGACGACGACCTCGCCGGTCTGCGCAGCCGGCTGCTGCTGGTCGCGACCGGTCAGCGCATCGCCGACGCGGTCGCCGGCCTGCGGGGGATCGTGCCGGTCGACCCCGCCGCCGCCGCACAGCCGGGCGCCGAGGCCACCGGGGCGGTCGTCGAGGCGCTGTGCGAGGCGATGAGCGACCACCGCTCCGACCACCGGGTGGCCGTGGGCGGTGCGGCCAACCTCGCGCGCTACGGCGACAGCTTCGACTCCGCCGTCCGGCCCCTGCTCGAGGCGCTCGAGGAGCACGTCGTGCTGCTCAAGCTGCTCGGGGAGGCGGGCTCCAGCGGCATGGTCACCGTGCGCATCGGCGCGGAGGGCCCCTACGAGGAGCTCGCCTCGACCAGCGTGGTCTCCACCGGCTACGGGCCGGAGGACCAGTCGCTGGCCGCGCTGGGGATCGTCGGCCCCACGCGCATGGACTACCCCGGGACGATGGCCGCGGTACGTGCCGTCGCCCGCTACGTCACCCGCATCCTCGACGAGGCCTGA
- the dnaJ gene encoding molecular chaperone DnaJ, with product MSQDLYEILGVSRDADDAELKKAYRRLARQYHPDVNPDPAAQERFGEVSRAYEVLSDPQKRAAYDRGGDPFGGGAGGFGQGAGFSFTDIMDAFFGGGGQGTGTGRGPRPRVRRGQDALIRLEIELAEAAFGVSREIKVDTAVTCSACAGEGAAPGSHAVPCETCRGQGEVAHVQRSFLGEIRTLRPCAACRGFGSVIPDPCRECSGDGRVRSRRSLTVKIPAGVDTGTRVQLAEQGEVGPGGGPAGDLYVEIHVAAHPVFKRQGDDLHCTVTVPMTAAALGTTIEMPTLEADVVEGSEQVTDLETSFELDIRPGTQSGTEQVLRGRGVPGLRGGRGDLVVTIAVETPTRLDARQEELLHELAALRGEESPEGSVKPGAKSVFGRLRDAFNH from the coding sequence GTGAGCCAGGACCTCTACGAGATCCTCGGGGTCTCCCGTGACGCCGACGACGCCGAGCTGAAGAAGGCCTATCGCAGGCTGGCGCGCCAGTACCACCCCGACGTCAACCCCGACCCCGCCGCGCAGGAGAGGTTCGGCGAGGTCTCACGGGCCTACGAGGTGCTCAGCGACCCGCAGAAGCGCGCCGCCTACGACCGCGGCGGCGACCCGTTCGGCGGTGGGGCGGGTGGTTTCGGCCAGGGCGCCGGGTTTTCCTTCACCGACATCATGGACGCCTTCTTCGGAGGCGGTGGTCAGGGCACTGGCACGGGCCGTGGTCCGCGTCCGCGCGTACGCCGCGGGCAGGACGCGCTGATCCGGCTGGAGATCGAGCTCGCCGAGGCGGCCTTCGGGGTCTCCCGGGAGATCAAGGTCGACACGGCCGTGACCTGCTCGGCGTGTGCCGGCGAGGGCGCGGCCCCCGGCTCGCACGCCGTGCCGTGCGAGACCTGCCGCGGCCAGGGCGAGGTCGCCCACGTGCAGCGCTCGTTCCTCGGTGAGATCCGCACGCTGCGTCCCTGCGCCGCCTGCCGCGGCTTCGGCAGCGTCATCCCCGACCCCTGCCGGGAGTGCTCCGGTGACGGCCGGGTCCGCTCGCGTCGCTCGCTGACCGTCAAGATCCCGGCCGGCGTCGACACCGGCACCCGGGTCCAGCTCGCCGAGCAGGGCGAGGTCGGCCCCGGCGGCGGCCCCGCCGGAGACCTGTACGTCGAGATCCACGTCGCCGCCCACCCGGTCTTCAAGCGTCAGGGCGACGACCTGCACTGCACCGTGACGGTGCCGATGACGGCCGCGGCCCTGGGCACCACGATCGAGATGCCCACGCTGGAGGCCGACGTGGTCGAGGGCTCCGAGCAGGTCACCGACCTCGAGACCTCCTTCGAGCTCGACATCCGTCCCGGCACCCAGTCCGGCACCGAGCAGGTGCTGCGCGGGCGCGGGGTCCCCGGTCTGCGCGGTGGTCGCGGCGACCTGGTCGTCACCATCGCCGTGGAGACGCCGACCCGGCTCGACGCCCGGCAGGAGGAGCTGCTCCACGAGCTGGCGGCGCTGCGTGGCGAGGAGTCGCCCGAGGGGTCGGTCAAGCCGGGCGCCAAGTCGGTCTTCGGGCGCCTGCGCGACGCGTTCAACCACTGA
- a CDS encoding 16S rRNA (uracil(1498)-N(3))-methyltransferase, which translates to MSLPVHLVPSLEGVGVGATVVVEGDEAHHAVAVRRLRVGESLVLTDGLGRSAVGEVASTGKRRLDVAVRETASDPEPAPAVTVVQALPKGDRGELAVEVLTEVGAARIVPWAASRSVAVWKGERAEKGLSKWRATAREAAKQARRTWHPQVDPLASTDRVVDLVAAAHLAVVLHEEATASLAGLEVPPAGSVLVVVGPEGGVAPEELAALTAAGAVSVRLGAEVLRTSTAGVAAVAALLSRTPRWG; encoded by the coding sequence ATGTCCCTCCCGGTCCACCTGGTGCCCTCCCTGGAGGGCGTGGGCGTCGGCGCCACGGTGGTCGTCGAGGGCGACGAGGCGCACCACGCCGTCGCCGTACGACGCCTGCGCGTCGGCGAGAGCCTCGTGCTGACCGACGGCCTCGGTCGCTCGGCCGTGGGCGAGGTCGCCTCGACCGGCAAGCGGCGCCTCGACGTCGCGGTGCGCGAGACCGCGTCCGACCCGGAGCCCGCTCCGGCGGTCACCGTGGTCCAGGCGCTGCCCAAGGGCGACCGCGGGGAGCTCGCCGTGGAGGTCCTCACCGAGGTGGGGGCGGCGCGGATCGTCCCGTGGGCCGCCTCCCGCTCGGTGGCGGTCTGGAAGGGCGAGCGGGCGGAGAAGGGGCTCTCCAAGTGGCGCGCCACGGCCCGGGAGGCCGCCAAGCAGGCGCGCCGCACCTGGCACCCGCAGGTGGATCCGTTGGCGAGCACCGACCGGGTCGTCGACCTCGTCGCCGCTGCCCACCTGGCCGTCGTGCTCCACGAGGAGGCGACGGCGTCGCTGGCCGGGCTCGAGGTGCCGCCGGCGGGCTCGGTGCTCGTCGTGGTCGGTCCCGAGGGCGGGGTCGCCCCCGAGGAGCTGGCGGCCCTGACCGCAGCGGGCGCCGTCAGCGTGCGCCTGGGGGCCGAGGTGCTGCGCACGTCGACGGCCGGCGTGGCCGCCGTGGCCGCGTTGCTGTCGCGCACGCCCCGGTGGGGCTGA